A stretch of Eleutherodactylus coqui strain aEleCoq1 chromosome 2, aEleCoq1.hap1, whole genome shotgun sequence DNA encodes these proteins:
- the CDNF gene encoding cerebral dopamine neurotrophic factor produces the protein MRTALSCLGLLWALSVRAAPAAECEVCKEYLHRFYQSLLERNIDFTPAAIERELINTCRDATGKENRLCYYLGATSDAATKILSEVTRPMSAHVPVSKICDKLKKIDLQICELKYDKELNLNSMDVAKMKVADLKKILDRWGEACVACLEKTDYVQLVKELIPKYAVKSQKADL, from the exons ATGCGGACTGCTTTGAGCTGCCTCGGCCTACTGTGGGCTCTGTCAGTGAGAGCAGCTCCTGCGGCTGAGTGTGAAG TCTGTAAGGAATATCTGCACAGATTTTACCAGTCTTTACTAGAAAGGAATATTGACTTTACTCCAGCAGCCATAGAGAGAGAATTAATCAACACATGCAGAGATGCTACGGGAAAAGAAAACCGCCTG TGTTATTATTTAGGGGCCACAAGTGATGCAGCTACAAAAATTCTCAGTGAGGTTACTCGTCCTATGAGTGCACACGTTCCAGTATCCAAAATctgtgacaagttgaagaagattGACCTCCAGATATGTGAACTAAAGTATG ACAAGGAGCTAAATCTAAACTCTATGGACGTTGCTAAGATGAAGGTGGCAGACCTGAAGAAGATACTAGACAGATGGGGAGAAGCATGTGTAGCCTGCCTAGAGAAAACGGACTATGTGCAACTGGTAAAAGAACTGATTCCgaagtatgcagtaaaaagccAAAAGGCAGATCTCTGA